The following are encoded together in the Triticum dicoccoides isolate Atlit2015 ecotype Zavitan chromosome 6B, WEW_v2.0, whole genome shotgun sequence genome:
- the LOC119324940 gene encoding uncharacterized protein LOC119324940: METYKPQLSSSAFDYIPGTSGASSSTSLIDGPATSAMFTPNTPNIHQVQPRSSSGSLAIGYQTPTSETRTPTSKLSVNLLPTASPGKSPCPTGSARRALFPGLDNKAAPLEEPMKKLDETAEVHQEESDGKVEAPLVAVEEKNDKDEQNQTTKNKRNPTARKGTGTGKKSRQ, from the exons ATGGAAACCTACAAGCCTCAGTTAAGCTCATCTGCTTTTGACTATATTCCTGGGACGTCCGGAGCATCATCTTCTACCTCACTAATTGATGGTCCAGCAACTTCTGCAATGTTTACACCAAATACGCCAAACATCCATCAAGTGCAACCTAGAAGCTCATCAGGAAGCCTTGCTATAGGCTATCAGACACCTACAAGCGAG ACGCGCACACCAACTTCAAAGCTCAGTGTCAATCTCCTTCCAACTGCATCCCCAGG CAAATCGCCATGCCCAACCGGTAGTGCCAGACGTGCCTTGTTTCCAGGTCTTGACAATAAAGCAGCTCCACTAGAAGAGCCTATGAAGAAGCTTGATGAAACAGCAGAG GTGCACCAGGAGGAATCTGATGGCAAGGTCGAAGCTCCTTTAGTTGCTGTTGaggaaaagaatgacaaggatgagCAGAACCAGACGACCAAAAACAAAAG GAACCCTACTGCTAGAAAGGGGACTGGGACAGGAAAGAAATCAAGGCAGTAA